A stretch of Heptranchias perlo isolate sHepPer1 chromosome 1, sHepPer1.hap1, whole genome shotgun sequence DNA encodes these proteins:
- the LOC137321751 gene encoding E3 ubiquitin-protein ligase TRIM62-like isoform X1, whose translation MDEEEEEEASCGVRGEVGRCTEHGKKLVYFCRVEKLRVCSKCAIVGSHRGHTVLAVEEALSELKGMLFARSVALEAESSEQTSRLEEIERNTTTAKEEAEALQLQVRDDFAALRTYLDSEEKALLESIAAEARHALEELGRLKAECLRRAEHLRMLVDPLPAALRTTDLSDILEVLNISFDGPSCLGETVNDPIVRFEAEKFYGPLQYKVWKKMFQIIQTVPEAYTLDPSTSHPHLQISTNRRSVIPHREALPVVYTDNRFNSCLCVLGAEALAAGKHYWEVTVGKKAKWDLGVAYKSVLHQGDIIYGPSRGIWCLTLRDGCRYEACDEPDIHLKVQNKPGRIGIYVDYEGGMVSFLDAETMQTLHVFRAHFTDQLLPLYSPCAIEKDTPGDQRLTIFKLNM comes from the exons atggacgaggaggaggaggaagaagcgtCCTGTGGGGTCCGTGGGGAGGTCGGGAGGTGCACCGAGCACGGCAAGAAGCTGGTGTATTTCTGCAGGGTGGAGAAGCTGAGAGTCTGCAGCAAGTGTGCGATTGTAGGGTCCCACCGAGGGCACACGGTGCTGGCAGTGGAAGAGGCTTTAAGTGAGCTGAAG gggaTGCTGTTTGCACGGTCAGTGGCGTTAGAGGCAGAGAGTTCGGAGCAGACTTCGAGATTGGAGGAGATTGAGCGAAACACAACAACAGCCAAG GAGGAAGCGGAGGCACTCCAGCTCCAGGTGCGAGATGATTTTGCTGCTTTGCGGACCTACCTAGACTCTGAGGAGAAGGCTTTGCTGGAGTCGATAGCCGCCGAGGCACGGCACGCCCTGGAGGAGCTGGGCAGGCTAAAGGCGGAATGCTTGCGGAGGGCTGAACATCTGAGGATGCTGGTGGATCCCCTCCCTGCAGCGCTGCGGACCACCGACCTGAGTGACATCTTGGAG GTGCTGAACATTTCCTTTGATGG ACCGAGTTGTCTGGGTGAAACTGTGAATGACCCCATTGTACGTTTTGAGGCTGAGAAATTTTATGGTCCACTGCAGTACAAAGTTTGGAAGAAGATGTTTCAAATAATTCAGACAG TGCCTGAAGCTTACACCCTTGACCCTTCGACCTCTCACCCTCACCTTCAAATCTCAACGAATCGGCGgtcagtgattcctcaccgtgaaGCTTTGCCAGTTGTTTACACAGATAACCGATTCAACTCCTGCCTTTGTGTTCTCGGTGCTGAGGCGCTTGCTGCCGGGAAACACTACTGGGAAGTGACCGTGGGCAAGAAGGCCAAGTGGGATCTGGGGGTTGCTTACAAATCTGTACTCCATCAGGGCGATATCATTTACGGGCCTAGCAGGGGCATCTGGTGTTTGACATTGCGAGATGGCTGTCGCTATGAGGCCTGCGACGAGCCTGACATCCATCTCAAGGTCCAGAACAAACCAGGCCGAATTGGTATCTACGTGGACTATGAGGGTGGGATGGTGTCATTCTTGGATGCTGAGACCATGCAAACGCTCCATGTCTTCCGAGCCCATTTCACCGATCAGCTCCTGCCTCTGTACAGTCCGTGCGCAATAGAGAAGGACACCCCAGGTGACCAGCGACTCACCATTTTCAAACTGAATATGTGA
- the LOC137321751 gene encoding E3 ubiquitin-protein ligase TRIM62-like isoform X2, with protein MWKVGWGNNFAHLQLLTLPVLCCKGMLFARSVALEAESSEQTSRLEEIERNTTTAKEEAEALQLQVRDDFAALRTYLDSEEKALLESIAAEARHALEELGRLKAECLRRAEHLRMLVDPLPAALRTTDLSDILEVLNISFDGPSCLGETVNDPIVRFEAEKFYGPLQYKVWKKMFQIIQTVPEAYTLDPSTSHPHLQISTNRRSVIPHREALPVVYTDNRFNSCLCVLGAEALAAGKHYWEVTVGKKAKWDLGVAYKSVLHQGDIIYGPSRGIWCLTLRDGCRYEACDEPDIHLKVQNKPGRIGIYVDYEGGMVSFLDAETMQTLHVFRAHFTDQLLPLYSPCAIEKDTPGDQRLTIFKLNM; from the exons ATGTGGAAAGTGGGGTGGGGTAATAACTTTGCACATTTGCAACTGCTAACTCTGCCTGTTCTATGCTGCAAG gggaTGCTGTTTGCACGGTCAGTGGCGTTAGAGGCAGAGAGTTCGGAGCAGACTTCGAGATTGGAGGAGATTGAGCGAAACACAACAACAGCCAAG GAGGAAGCGGAGGCACTCCAGCTCCAGGTGCGAGATGATTTTGCTGCTTTGCGGACCTACCTAGACTCTGAGGAGAAGGCTTTGCTGGAGTCGATAGCCGCCGAGGCACGGCACGCCCTGGAGGAGCTGGGCAGGCTAAAGGCGGAATGCTTGCGGAGGGCTGAACATCTGAGGATGCTGGTGGATCCCCTCCCTGCAGCGCTGCGGACCACCGACCTGAGTGACATCTTGGAG GTGCTGAACATTTCCTTTGATGG ACCGAGTTGTCTGGGTGAAACTGTGAATGACCCCATTGTACGTTTTGAGGCTGAGAAATTTTATGGTCCACTGCAGTACAAAGTTTGGAAGAAGATGTTTCAAATAATTCAGACAG TGCCTGAAGCTTACACCCTTGACCCTTCGACCTCTCACCCTCACCTTCAAATCTCAACGAATCGGCGgtcagtgattcctcaccgtgaaGCTTTGCCAGTTGTTTACACAGATAACCGATTCAACTCCTGCCTTTGTGTTCTCGGTGCTGAGGCGCTTGCTGCCGGGAAACACTACTGGGAAGTGACCGTGGGCAAGAAGGCCAAGTGGGATCTGGGGGTTGCTTACAAATCTGTACTCCATCAGGGCGATATCATTTACGGGCCTAGCAGGGGCATCTGGTGTTTGACATTGCGAGATGGCTGTCGCTATGAGGCCTGCGACGAGCCTGACATCCATCTCAAGGTCCAGAACAAACCAGGCCGAATTGGTATCTACGTGGACTATGAGGGTGGGATGGTGTCATTCTTGGATGCTGAGACCATGCAAACGCTCCATGTCTTCCGAGCCCATTTCACCGATCAGCTCCTGCCTCTGTACAGTCCGTGCGCAATAGAGAAGGACACCCCAGGTGACCAGCGACTCACCATTTTCAAACTGAATATGTGA